In Hyphomicrobiales bacterium, a single window of DNA contains:
- the ispG gene encoding flavodoxin-dependent (E)-4-hydroxy-3-methylbut-2-enyl-diphosphate synthase — translation MNFSATHPRRASVGVMVGNVTVGGGHPVVVQSMTNTDTADAEGTARQVAELARAGSELVRITVDREESAAAVPRIRDRLVQMGMSVPLVGDFHYNGHLLLSQFPACAEALDKYRINPGNVGFKEKQDRNFAQMIEIAIRHGKPVRIGVNWGSLDQSLLTKLMDENHASPRPVEARSVMHEAVVQSGLLSAARAEDLGLARNRIIISAKCSEVQDLIAVYRLLAARSDHALHLGLTEAGMGSKGIVASTAALAVLLQEGIGDTIRISLTPEPGGDRTREVIVAQEILQTMGLRAFAPMVIACPGCGRTTSTVFQELAQDIQNHVRSRMPEWRAQYPGFETLQLAVMGCIVNGPGESKHADIGISLPGTGELPAAPVYVDGQKVKTLRGENIATQFKDIVETYVRERWGRGGRSAHHG, via the coding sequence CATCCCGTCGTCGTGCAATCCATGACCAACACGGACACCGCCGATGCCGAGGGCACGGCCCGGCAGGTGGCGGAACTTGCCCGCGCAGGGTCCGAACTCGTGCGCATCACGGTGGACCGCGAAGAGTCGGCCGCCGCCGTGCCCCGCATCCGCGACCGTCTTGTACAAATGGGCATGAGCGTGCCGCTGGTCGGCGATTTCCACTACAACGGCCACCTCCTGTTGTCGCAGTTCCCCGCCTGCGCGGAAGCCCTCGACAAGTACCGCATCAATCCCGGCAACGTCGGCTTCAAGGAGAAGCAGGACCGCAACTTTGCGCAGATGATCGAGATCGCCATCCGCCACGGCAAGCCCGTACGGATCGGCGTCAACTGGGGCTCGCTCGACCAGTCGCTGCTGACGAAGCTGATGGACGAGAACCATGCCTCGCCGCGGCCGGTGGAAGCGCGCAGCGTGATGCACGAGGCCGTGGTGCAATCTGGTCTTCTCTCCGCCGCCCGCGCCGAGGATCTGGGCCTCGCCCGCAACAGGATCATCATTTCCGCCAAGTGTTCGGAGGTGCAGGACTTGATCGCCGTCTATCGCCTGTTGGCCGCGCGCAGCGACCACGCCCTCCATCTCGGACTGACCGAGGCGGGCATGGGGTCGAAAGGCATTGTCGCATCGACCGCGGCCCTCGCGGTGCTGTTGCAGGAGGGGATCGGCGATACGATCCGCATTTCCCTCACACCCGAACCCGGCGGCGACCGCACGCGTGAAGTGATCGTGGCGCAGGAAATCCTGCAGACCATGGGCCTGCGCGCCTTCGCACCCATGGTGATCGCCTGTCCGGGATGTGGCCGTACCACGTCGACCGTGTTCCAGGAACTGGCGCAGGACATTCAGAATCATGTGCGCAGCCGCATGCCGGAATGGCGGGCGCAGTATCCGGGCTTTGAAACGCTTCAACTTGCCGTGATGGGTTGCATCGTCAACGGCCCCGGTGAATCGAAACACGCCGACATCGGCATCTCGCTTCCCGGCACGGGTGAATTGCCGGCGGCACCCGTCTACGTCGATGGCCAGAAGGTGAAGACGCTGCGCGGTGAAAACATCGCGACGCAGTTCAAGGACATCGTCGAGACCTATGTGCGCGAGCGCTGGGGCAGGGGCGGGCGTTCGGCGCACCATGGCTGA
- a CDS encoding DUF4242 domain-containing protein produces the protein MQLYVIRRPSAWKNIPELEIAGAKSARIGNEDMPDKVRWIRSYVVQEPDGRIGTFCIYEAVDGEAIRDHARRVGMPGEEFYPVATTVIVRADPMMAAA, from the coding sequence ATGCAGCTCTACGTCATTCGCCGGCCCAGCGCCTGGAAGAACATCCCAGAATTGGAAATTGCCGGCGCGAAATCCGCCCGCATCGGCAACGAAGACATGCCGGACAAGGTCCGCTGGATTCGCAGTTATGTCGTGCAGGAACCCGATGGCCGCATCGGCACGTTCTGCATCTATGAAGCCGTCGATGGTGAAGCGATCCGTGACCATGCGCGCCGCGTCGGCATGCCGGGCGAAGAATTCTATCCCGTCGCCACCACGGTCATCGTGCGTGCCGATCCGATGATGGCCGCCGCCTGA
- a CDS encoding winged helix-turn-helix domain-containing protein, producing the protein MLHRFGDFTVDEDRRELRLGNEALAVQPKIFDLLVMLLVNAGRVIPKAELLEKVWPGVFVSEASLQRAVSLLRTELKKGGLDRALKNYSGRGYRLAIDQPELDEFWPKPVEAGSSTENLQSLANARKWSEIVSLLGKRAMDSLSAEELELYAYAEECLGRAVAGEPFLRRLIEISEAAGDVETLSRTAVSLSRIHFERGARAVSRGWLAQVPAGELDKMPSVKASFLWMQSRLSASDGSPQEARDRPSGSRGKRAQGIAGRDLGLPRFLQYLARPYSSGP; encoded by the coding sequence ATGTTGCATCGTTTTGGCGACTTTACGGTGGACGAGGACCGCCGCGAATTGCGCTTGGGCAATGAAGCCCTCGCAGTTCAGCCGAAGATTTTTGATTTGCTGGTGATGCTTTTGGTGAACGCGGGCCGCGTCATCCCAAAGGCTGAACTGCTGGAGAAAGTGTGGCCCGGCGTCTTTGTGTCGGAAGCCTCGCTCCAACGCGCCGTCAGCCTTCTGCGGACGGAACTGAAAAAGGGCGGGCTTGACCGCGCTCTCAAGAACTACTCGGGACGGGGCTACCGCCTCGCCATCGACCAGCCGGAACTGGATGAGTTCTGGCCCAAGCCCGTGGAGGCGGGCAGCTCCACTGAAAATCTCCAGAGCCTCGCCAATGCACGGAAGTGGTCCGAGATCGTCAGTCTCCTCGGCAAGAGGGCCATGGACAGTCTGTCGGCGGAGGAACTTGAACTCTACGCCTATGCGGAAGAATGCCTTGGGCGCGCCGTTGCGGGTGAACCTTTCCTGCGCCGCCTGATCGAAATTTCAGAGGCGGCCGGCGATGTGGAAACACTGTCCCGCACGGCGGTTTCTCTCTCGCGCATTCATTTTGAGCGCGGCGCGCGTGCTGTCTCGCGAGGATGGCTTGCACAGGTGCCTGCGGGTGAACTCGACAAGATGCCATCCGTAAAGGCCTCCTTCCTGTGGATGCAGTCGCGGCTCAGCGCCTCCGACGGTTCGCCGCAGGAGGCGCGAGACCGCCCATCGGGCAGCAGAGGCAAGCGGGCACAAGGCATTGCGGGCCGTGACCTTGGCCTACCTCGGTTTCTTCAATATCTCGCTCGGCCATATTCGTCAGGGCCTTGA